GGCGATATCGATTGGATCGTCGGAGGTGGTGAAGATGACGACGGGGAGCGCGGTGAAGCGGGGATCGGATCGGAGCCGCTTTAAGAAGTCGCATCCGTCCTGGCCGCGGAGATTCAGATCGAGCAAGATAAGTGCGGGCAGGGATGGCGAGGCGGCTGGCATGGTCTCTGTGCTCGCTGAGTGCGCACGATCAGAATGTGCTCCCTCAATGCGCGCAGTGGAGACCACACCAGCCGCCTCGCCAGGGGAACATCCAGGGACATGGGCTGCCAGGTGATTTAAGAATCGGAAGGCCGCTTCGGCGTCCTGTTCGATATAGAGGGTGACATTGATGCCGGTTTGGGCGAGCGCGAGGTGAAAGAGTTCGCATTCGCCTGGGCTGTCTTCGATCAAGAGGATGGAGGGGTGCGTCACCATATATATATAGGAGGGGATATCGCAGGGATTGTGCCGGGCGCGAAGAATGGGATGGTCTAACGGGAATACTTAACTATAACGGTGAGTTGAGTGGTTAACGTCTTGCGAGCGACGAACGACGAGATACGAGCGACGAGTTGAAAGATGGGGAGAAATTCCAGAGGGGAGGGGAAAAATTCCAGAGAGGAGAAAGAGCGGGTCCTGTCGCTGACCAGCCCAGCCGGCTTCGCACCCCGCCCGGTGTGGGGCCCCGCTGCAGGCGGCTGGGCTCCCAGGTCAGCGCCACCCGCTGGGAAATCATCTCGCCCTAGGGGGAGATGGGGAAGCGAGCGAGCTTGGAAGGAGCATTATAGCGGCCTGATCGGTCTCCTGTGCTCGCTGAGGCCGCACGATCAGAATGTGCTCCCTCAATGCGCGCAGTGGGAGACCGATTCAGGCCACCCGTCATCGTGAATAGAATCATCTATATGGGATGGATAGGATACGGGTAAACTCGGATGGAAAATAACACGGATTTCCTCTCT
Above is a genomic segment from Nitrospirota bacterium containing:
- a CDS encoding response regulator, producing MVTHPSILLIEDSPGECELFHLALAQTGINVTLYIEQDAEAAFRFLNHLAAHVPGCSPGEAAGVVSTARIEGAHSDRAHSASTETMPAASPSLPALILLDLNLRGQDGCDFLKRLRSDPRFTALPVVIFTTSDDPIDIARCYASGANGYVVKPGTFAELVQCIHDICRYWIDRNRVLPMIGTPC